From the Paraburkholderia sp. PREW-6R genome, one window contains:
- the proB gene encoding glutamate 5-kinase: MRSVIADSRRLVVKVGSSLVTNDGRGLDHAAIGRWAAQIAALRAQGKEVVLVSSGAIAEGMQRLGWTKRPREIDELQAAAAVGQMGLAQVYESRFAEHSIQTAQILLTHADLADRERYLNARSTLLTLLRLGVVPIINENDTVVTDEIKFGDNDTLGALVANLIEGDALVILTDQQGLFTADPRKDPTATLVQQADAGDPTLEAMAGGAGSSLGRGGMLTKILAAKRAAHSGANTVIASGREADVLSRLASGEAIGTQLIARTARMAARKQWMADHLQVRGHVVIDDGAVEKLTDGGKSLLPIGIVGVQGAFARGEVIACLSAAGREVARGLTNYSSAETKLIQRRPSGEIETVLGYMLEPELIHRDNLVLV, translated from the coding sequence ATGCGTTCTGTCATCGCGGATTCACGGCGATTGGTAGTCAAAGTCGGTTCGAGCCTCGTCACGAATGACGGGCGCGGACTGGATCATGCTGCGATCGGCCGCTGGGCCGCGCAGATCGCGGCGCTTCGCGCGCAGGGCAAAGAGGTCGTGCTGGTGAGTTCAGGCGCGATTGCCGAAGGTATGCAGCGGCTCGGCTGGACCAAACGGCCACGCGAAATCGATGAATTGCAGGCCGCCGCAGCCGTGGGGCAGATGGGTCTCGCGCAGGTGTACGAAAGCCGTTTCGCTGAGCATTCCATCCAGACCGCGCAGATTCTCCTGACCCACGCGGACCTTGCCGACCGCGAACGCTATCTGAATGCACGCTCCACGCTGCTCACGCTATTGCGTCTGGGCGTGGTGCCGATCATCAACGAGAACGACACGGTCGTAACGGACGAAATCAAGTTCGGCGATAACGACACGCTCGGCGCGCTGGTCGCAAATTTGATTGAAGGCGACGCGCTCGTCATTCTCACTGACCAGCAAGGTCTTTTCACCGCCGACCCGCGCAAGGACCCGACCGCGACGCTGGTTCAGCAGGCCGACGCCGGTGACCCGACGCTCGAGGCCATGGCAGGCGGCGCCGGCTCCAGCCTCGGCCGGGGCGGCATGCTCACCAAGATTCTTGCGGCGAAACGCGCGGCGCACAGCGGTGCGAACACGGTGATCGCGAGCGGCCGTGAAGCGGACGTGCTGTCGCGTCTTGCTTCGGGCGAGGCAATCGGCACGCAACTGATTGCGCGCACGGCACGCATGGCCGCTCGCAAACAATGGATGGCGGATCACCTGCAGGTGCGCGGTCACGTAGTGATCGACGACGGCGCGGTCGAGAAACTTACCGATGGCGGCAAGAGCTTGCTGCCAATCGGCATTGTCGGCGTGCAGGGCGCGTTTGCGCGCGGCGAGGTGATTGCCTGTCTGAGCGCTGCGGGGCGCGAAGTCGCGCGCGGTCTCACGAACTACAGCAGCGCGGAAACGAAACTGATCCAGCGGCGCCCGAGCGGCGAGATAGAAACGGTGCTGGGCTACATGCTCGAACCCGAGCTGATTCATCGCGACAATCTCGTGCTGGTGTGA
- the rpmA gene encoding 50S ribosomal protein L27 — MAHKKAGGSSRNGRDSESKRLGVKVYGGQAISAGGIIVRQRGTRMHPGTNVGMGKDHTLFALTDGHVNFSTKGAAKKHMVNVVPAAV; from the coding sequence ATGGCACACAAAAAGGCAGGCGGATCGTCCCGGAACGGCCGCGACTCTGAATCGAAGCGTCTCGGCGTGAAGGTTTACGGCGGTCAGGCCATCAGCGCTGGCGGCATCATCGTTCGCCAACGCGGCACGCGCATGCATCCGGGCACGAACGTCGGTATGGGCAAGGATCACACCTTGTTCGCGCTGACTGACGGCCACGTCAATTTCTCGACGAAGGGCGCAGCGAAGAAGCACATGGTCAACGTCGTCCCGGCAGCAGTCTGA
- a CDS encoding polyprenyl synthetase family protein, which translates to MSSTATPSSNAASLLAPIAEDMQQVNRVIRHRLASDVMLINQISEYIISAGGKRLRPALLLLVAGALGETTGHRHELAAVVEFIHTATLLHDDVVDESDLRRGRQTANALFGNAASVLVGDFLYSRSFQMMVGVGKMRVMEILSEATNIISEGEVLQLLNMHDADVDEARYMQVIRYKTAKLFEAAAQLGAVLAGSDAKTEAAAAEFGRRIGTAFQIMDDWLDYTGTAESMGKNAGDDLREGKPTLPLIYLIERGTPDQAALAREAIEQGGTDRFDTIFEAITRSGALDHTLECAKQEAQAAAAAISSFPNSIFKESLLELCSYSTARQS; encoded by the coding sequence ATGTCGTCGACCGCCACCCCCTCCTCCAACGCCGCCAGCCTGCTTGCTCCGATCGCCGAAGACATGCAGCAGGTGAACCGCGTCATTCGGCACCGCCTGGCGTCCGACGTGATGCTGATCAATCAGATCTCCGAGTACATCATCAGCGCCGGCGGCAAGCGACTGCGGCCCGCATTGCTGCTGCTGGTGGCGGGCGCGCTGGGCGAGACGACAGGACATCGGCATGAATTGGCCGCGGTCGTCGAATTCATTCATACGGCTACGCTGCTGCACGACGACGTGGTGGACGAATCCGATCTGCGGCGCGGCCGTCAGACTGCCAATGCGTTGTTCGGCAACGCCGCAAGCGTGCTGGTGGGCGATTTTCTCTACTCGCGTTCGTTTCAGATGATGGTCGGCGTGGGCAAGATGCGCGTGATGGAGATTCTGTCCGAGGCCACGAACATCATTTCCGAAGGCGAGGTGCTGCAACTGCTGAATATGCACGACGCGGACGTGGATGAAGCCCGCTACATGCAGGTGATTCGCTACAAAACGGCCAAGCTGTTCGAGGCCGCCGCGCAACTCGGGGCAGTACTGGCCGGTTCGGACGCGAAAACGGAAGCAGCGGCAGCGGAGTTCGGCCGTCGCATCGGCACCGCGTTCCAGATCATGGATGACTGGCTCGACTACACCGGCACAGCTGAATCCATGGGCAAGAATGCCGGCGACGACCTTCGCGAAGGCAAGCCCACCTTACCGCTTATCTATCTGATTGAACGCGGCACGCCTGATCAGGCGGCGCTCGCGCGCGAAGCAATCGAGCAAGGCGGCACGGATCGCTTCGACACGATTTTCGAAGCGATCACGCGCTCCGGCGCACTCGACCACACGCTGGAATGTGCGAAGCAGGAAGCGCAGGCCGCTGCAGCCGCAATTTCTTCGTTTCCCAATTCCATTTTTAAAGAGAGCCTGCTAGAATTATGTTCTTACTCGACGGCAAGACAGTCTTGA
- a CDS encoding ATPase, T2SS/T4P/T4SS family produces the protein MQASPQRAAAPQRTIAFDHERASKAKHGAFASEASAGTNAMPADSDSAPAVRLLTDTLQEATRRNASDLHIEPAEHGWRVRLRIDGVLHEIPAPPAHLRDAFITRVKVLARMDIAERRVPQDGRLRIATSRGRVEDYRVNSLPTLFGEKLVLRRLDALPTDLSLDSLGLDMNQRETLDAAIRAPHGLVLVTGPTGSGKTLSLYCFLSLLNSEARNLCSVEDPAEIQLAGINQVSVREKSGLTFAVALRAFLRQDPDVIMVGEIRDEETADVAVKAAQTGHLVLSTLHTNDAPSAVARLIDIGVEPYNLAAALRMVTAQRLVRRLCVACRQPAPHSTAALRAAGFADHQLDGWQPYAAVGCATCHGIGYRGRVGIHQVMPVSDAMRELIVASAGTHELARLAQSERVTTLRDAALSRVRDGTTSLAEALAATEVA, from the coding sequence ATGCAAGCTTCCCCTCAACGCGCGGCAGCGCCACAGCGAACCATCGCGTTCGACCATGAGCGCGCGTCGAAAGCGAAACACGGCGCGTTCGCGAGCGAAGCGAGCGCCGGCACCAACGCCATGCCGGCCGATTCCGATAGCGCGCCTGCCGTGCGACTGTTGACCGACACGTTGCAGGAAGCAACCCGCCGCAACGCGTCCGACCTTCACATCGAACCTGCGGAACATGGCTGGCGCGTGCGTCTGCGAATCGACGGCGTGCTGCACGAAATCCCTGCGCCGCCGGCTCATCTGCGCGACGCTTTCATCACGCGTGTCAAGGTGCTCGCGCGCATGGATATCGCGGAACGGCGCGTCCCGCAGGACGGGCGGTTGCGAATCGCCACGTCGCGCGGCCGGGTGGAAGACTATCGCGTCAATTCGCTGCCCACGCTGTTCGGCGAAAAACTGGTGCTGCGCAGGCTGGATGCGTTGCCCACCGATCTCTCGCTCGACTCGCTCGGTCTCGACATGAATCAGCGCGAAACACTCGACGCCGCGATCCGCGCGCCGCATGGTCTGGTGCTCGTCACTGGACCGACCGGCAGCGGCAAAACGCTGTCGCTTTACTGTTTCCTGAGTCTGCTCAACAGCGAGGCGCGCAATCTCTGTTCGGTAGAAGATCCGGCGGAAATACAATTGGCGGGCATCAATCAGGTCAGCGTCAGAGAAAAGTCGGGCCTCACTTTCGCGGTCGCGCTGCGCGCGTTTCTGCGGCAGGACCCGGACGTCATCATGGTGGGCGAAATCCGTGATGAAGAGACTGCGGACGTCGCCGTAAAAGCTGCGCAGACCGGCCACCTCGTTCTCTCGACCTTGCACACGAACGACGCGCCTTCCGCGGTTGCGCGACTGATCGACATCGGCGTCGAGCCCTACAACCTGGCCGCCGCGCTGCGCATGGTGACTGCGCAAAGGCTCGTGCGCCGCCTGTGCGTCGCGTGCCGCCAGCCTGCGCCGCATTCAACCGCAGCGCTGCGTGCAGCCGGTTTCGCTGACCATCAGCTCGACGGCTGGCAGCCTTACGCGGCCGTCGGCTGCGCGACGTGTCACGGCATTGGCTATCGGGGGCGAGTGGGCATCCATCAGGTGATGCCCGTCTCCGACGCCATGCGCGAGTTGATCGTCGCGAGCGCCGGCACGCACGAGCTTGCGCGGCTTGCGCAAAGCGAGCGCGTCACCACGTTACGCGACGCGGCGCTCTCACGCGTGCGCGATGGCACCACCAGCCTCGCCGAAGCACTCGCCGCGACGGAGGTCGCATGA
- the rplU gene encoding 50S ribosomal protein L21, with protein sequence MYAVIKTGGKQYKVAVGEKLKVEQIPADIDAEITLDQVLAVGEGESIKFGAPLVSGASVKATVVSQGRHAKVTIFKMRRRKHYQKHGGHRQNYTELRIDAINA encoded by the coding sequence ATGTACGCGGTCATAAAAACCGGTGGCAAGCAGTATAAGGTTGCCGTCGGCGAAAAACTTAAAGTAGAACAGATACCGGCAGACATTGACGCTGAAATCACGCTCGACCAGGTTCTCGCAGTGGGCGAAGGCGAATCGATTAAGTTCGGTGCGCCGCTGGTCAGTGGGGCTTCCGTCAAGGCTACCGTCGTGTCGCAAGGTCGTCACGCAAAAGTGACCATCTTCAAGATGCGTCGCCGGAAGCACTACCAGAAGCATGGCGGCCACCGCCAGAACTATACCGAACTGCGCATCGACGCGATCAACGCGTAA
- a CDS encoding CNP1-like family protein, whose translation MKAFALVVACVATGALLAGCSSSGKPSNKDDSAFTYLLDRKSNWVENKVDTLPPLPQDANLLPFDVSGNTPLQFSIDRNSLSVGTDGVVRYTVVVTSPSGARNVNYEGIRCDTYEWRQYAGLNADHDGWDTTVANDFTRIENGALNAYQAALYQDYLCANKMPTGSAAQILENIRYKRTASSQIH comes from the coding sequence TTGAAAGCATTTGCCCTCGTCGTGGCGTGCGTCGCCACCGGCGCCCTGCTGGCTGGCTGTTCGAGCTCCGGCAAACCCAGCAATAAAGACGACAGCGCATTCACCTACCTGCTGGACCGCAAGAGTAACTGGGTGGAAAACAAGGTGGATACATTGCCGCCGCTGCCGCAAGACGCCAATCTGTTGCCCTTCGACGTGTCCGGTAATACGCCGCTGCAATTCTCCATTGACCGGAATTCGCTTAGTGTCGGCACCGATGGTGTGGTGCGTTACACAGTGGTCGTCACAAGTCCGAGCGGCGCGCGAAACGTCAATTACGAAGGGATTCGCTGCGATACGTATGAATGGCGTCAGTACGCAGGCCTGAATGCGGATCACGACGGTTGGGATACCACCGTCGCCAACGATTTCACGCGCATTGAAAACGGCGCGCTGAATGCCTACCAAGCGGCGTTGTACCAGGACTACCTGTGCGCGAACAAAATGCCGACCGGGAGCGCCGCACAGATTCTTGAAAACATTCGCTACAAGCGGACGGCGAGTTCACAGATCCATTGA
- a CDS encoding RNA pyrophosphohydrolase, which yields MLDREGFRPNVGIILLNAHNEVFWGKRLREHSWQFPQGGIKYGETPVQAMYRELHEETGLLPEHVKVIGRTRDWLRYEVPDKFIKREVRGHYRGQKQIWFLLRMVGRDCDICLRATDHPEFDAWRWNEYWVPLDCVIEFKRDVYQLALTELSRFMRRAAPRADKPGGHHGPRYPRIASSMESPPDSKVVTVTSVTSVTSVSIETSVRTTITSDCGSDADSKA from the coding sequence ATGCTGGATCGTGAAGGCTTTCGCCCGAACGTCGGCATCATCCTCTTGAACGCGCACAACGAGGTGTTTTGGGGCAAACGGCTCCGTGAACATTCCTGGCAGTTTCCGCAAGGGGGCATCAAGTACGGAGAGACCCCCGTGCAAGCGATGTATCGGGAGTTACACGAAGAAACCGGGCTGCTTCCTGAGCACGTTAAGGTGATCGGTCGCACACGCGACTGGTTGCGTTACGAGGTGCCTGACAAGTTCATCAAGCGCGAAGTACGCGGTCATTACCGCGGCCAGAAACAAATCTGGTTTTTGCTACGGATGGTTGGACGCGACTGCGACATCTGCTTGCGCGCCACCGACCACCCGGAGTTCGATGCATGGCGTTGGAACGAGTACTGGGTGCCGCTCGACTGTGTGATCGAGTTCAAGCGGGATGTGTATCAGTTGGCGCTGACGGAGCTATCCCGTTTCATGCGCCGGGCTGCGCCGCGTGCGGATAAACCTGGCGGGCATCATGGGCCGCGTTATCCACGGATAGCGTCGTCGATGGAGAGTCCGCCGGATTCTAAGGTAGTGACGGTGACTTCCGTAACATCGGTCACGTCCGTGAGCATCGAGACATCGGTTCGCACCACGATCACGTCCGATTGTGGTTCCGACGCCGACTCCAAGGCCTAG
- the cgtA gene encoding Obg family GTPase CgtA gives MKFIDEARIEVIAGDGGDGSASMRREKFVPFGGPDGGDGGRGGSVIAVADRNINTLIDYRYAKKHMARNGENGRGADCYGKGGEDITLRMPVGTTITDMETGELIADLTEHNQSVQIAQGGAGGLGNLHFKSSTNRAPRQKTDGKPGERRMVRLELKVLADVGLLGMPNAGKSTFISAVSNARPKIADYPFTTLAPNLGVVRVGPSRSFVIADIPGLIEGAAEGAGLGHQFLRHLQRTGLLLHIVDLAPLDESVDPVAEAKAIVNELRKYDELLYEKPRWLVLNKLDMVPESEREARVSAFLEGFGWEGPVFEISALTGQGCENLCYAVYDHIAAHSDAQRAAEAEDLAADVRFRAKPEAAASDESSADPQQ, from the coding sequence ATGAAGTTCATTGACGAAGCGAGGATTGAAGTCATCGCCGGCGACGGAGGGGATGGCAGCGCGTCGATGCGCCGCGAGAAGTTCGTTCCGTTCGGCGGTCCGGATGGCGGCGACGGTGGCCGCGGCGGCAGCGTGATTGCGGTGGCAGACCGCAACATCAACACGCTGATCGACTATCGATACGCGAAAAAACACATGGCGCGCAACGGTGAAAATGGCCGCGGCGCGGACTGCTACGGCAAGGGTGGCGAAGACATCACGCTGCGCATGCCGGTCGGCACCACGATTACCGACATGGAAACCGGCGAACTCATCGCCGATCTGACCGAGCACAATCAGAGCGTGCAGATCGCGCAAGGCGGCGCGGGCGGCCTTGGTAATCTGCACTTCAAATCCAGTACGAATCGCGCGCCGCGTCAGAAGACTGACGGCAAGCCGGGCGAACGTCGCATGGTGCGCCTCGAATTGAAGGTGCTGGCGGACGTCGGCCTGCTCGGCATGCCGAACGCCGGCAAATCGACCTTTATTTCAGCAGTGTCGAACGCGCGTCCGAAAATCGCGGACTATCCGTTCACCACGCTTGCGCCGAACCTTGGCGTCGTACGGGTCGGCCCAAGCCGCAGTTTCGTGATCGCGGACATCCCCGGGCTCATCGAGGGCGCGGCGGAAGGCGCGGGCCTCGGCCACCAGTTTCTGCGTCACTTGCAGCGCACTGGACTGCTTCTGCATATCGTCGACCTCGCGCCGTTGGACGAATCTGTCGATCCGGTTGCGGAAGCCAAAGCCATTGTCAACGAGCTGCGCAAATACGACGAACTGCTGTATGAAAAGCCGCGCTGGCTCGTGCTGAACAAACTCGACATGGTTCCGGAAAGCGAGCGCGAGGCGCGTGTGTCGGCGTTCCTTGAAGGCTTTGGCTGGGAGGGTCCAGTGTTCGAAATTTCCGCGCTGACGGGTCAGGGCTGCGAAAACCTGTGCTACGCGGTGTACGACCACATCGCCGCGCATTCGGATGCGCAGCGCGCCGCTGAAGCAGAAGACCTCGCTGCAGACGTGCGCTTCCGCGCAAAGCCGGAAGCGGCGGCTTCAGACGAGTCCAGCGCCGACCCACAGCAATAA
- a CDS encoding site-specific integrase produces the protein MASIENRSRYEVTVRNRDDLTKTFPHTAKSRAETYCQLLTAQRLKPKLGRLDDCYVVRDRSVSRKSQTLPASSAKEAKEILDTLKAEHKRSLFIDYAQGFKTTFADLLIRYLREESPRHKSFEVEAYKINALLEDAGLERQDLAEIVARHPNVHPKVAAMKLRKPTGARMGQTSEASKFIRRSFAELVPDDFKDYIDERCQAVAESTVDREIDIFSAVCRMAIDSWRIHVEKNPMDGVRRPRYYNERDRRLKGDEEERLLRAAREEDRTQSINMRLEQLMAAERQEANDARTVYRRKQVIKSARQLYLQEAESTYEQVPLLETFVQFQLMTAARRSETLTLTWSNVDLEAQTAYLPETKNGRARKLALRSALVEMLRQLPRTGELVFPIGVDGLRKAWQRMCQQAGLTDGNELRIHDLRHEAISRVAEAGSNTPGGFSLVDLQHFSGHRDVRMLLRYAHLCTQSLAKRLDAAFESPSESISHHGRRRLTGKASITLEEILNEATVTPECAIAVHSDIQPTAR, from the coding sequence ATGGCGTCCATCGAAAACCGCTCGCGCTACGAAGTCACGGTCAGGAACCGGGATGACCTCACCAAGACCTTTCCCCACACCGCCAAATCGAGGGCCGAAACCTACTGTCAGCTGCTGACAGCTCAACGGCTCAAACCGAAGCTGGGTCGCCTGGATGATTGCTATGTCGTCCGTGACCGCAGCGTTTCGCGCAAGTCCCAGACGCTCCCTGCTTCCAGCGCCAAAGAGGCCAAGGAAATCCTGGACACGCTCAAAGCCGAACACAAACGCAGCCTGTTCATCGACTACGCCCAGGGGTTCAAGACAACCTTCGCTGACCTCCTGATTCGCTACCTGCGCGAAGAATCACCTCGTCACAAAAGCTTCGAGGTCGAGGCCTACAAAATCAACGCGCTCCTTGAGGACGCCGGGCTGGAGCGTCAGGACCTGGCTGAAATTGTCGCCAGGCACCCGAACGTCCATCCGAAGGTCGCTGCAATGAAGCTCCGGAAACCTACCGGAGCACGGATGGGGCAAACATCCGAGGCCAGCAAGTTCATCCGCAGGAGCTTCGCAGAACTTGTCCCGGACGACTTCAAGGACTACATCGACGAACGCTGCCAGGCCGTCGCAGAATCCACGGTCGACCGTGAAATTGATATTTTTTCTGCAGTCTGCCGCATGGCCATCGACAGCTGGCGCATTCACGTCGAAAAAAATCCGATGGACGGGGTGCGCCGTCCCCGTTATTACAACGAGCGGGACCGCCGACTCAAAGGCGATGAGGAAGAGCGCCTTCTCCGCGCAGCACGTGAGGAAGACCGCACCCAGTCCATCAACATGCGCCTCGAACAACTGATGGCGGCGGAGCGCCAGGAAGCCAACGATGCCCGCACGGTGTACCGCCGCAAGCAGGTCATCAAGAGCGCCCGCCAGCTCTACCTGCAGGAAGCCGAGAGCACCTATGAGCAGGTCCCGTTACTCGAGACCTTCGTGCAATTCCAGTTGATGACGGCCGCGCGGCGCAGCGAGACGCTGACGCTGACCTGGTCGAACGTCGACCTGGAAGCGCAGACGGCGTATCTGCCGGAAACGAAAAACGGCCGGGCGCGCAAGCTTGCGCTTCGCAGCGCGCTGGTCGAGATGCTGCGGCAACTGCCGCGCACCGGCGAGCTCGTGTTTCCGATTGGTGTCGACGGCCTGCGCAAGGCCTGGCAGCGGATGTGCCAGCAGGCTGGCCTGACTGACGGCAACGAACTGCGGATTCACGACCTGCGGCATGAAGCGATTTCGCGCGTCGCAGAAGCCGGCAGCAACACGCCCGGCGGATTTTCGCTGGTCGACCTCCAGCATTTCAGCGGCCATCGCGACGTGCGCATGCTGCTGCGTTATGCGCATCTCTGCACGCAGAGCCTGGCCAAGCGACTCGATGCTGCATTCGAATCGCCTTCCGAGTCCATTTCGCATCACGGACGGCGCCGTCTCACGGGTAAAGCGTCAATCACGCTCGAGGAGATTCTGAACGAAGCGACAGTCACGCCCGAATGCGCCATCGCCGTTCATAGCGACATCCAGCCCACCGCGCGCTGA
- a CDS encoding TIGR04255 family protein: protein MGKRLSNAPVYYTVAQIQFNPVLNLDAYISAIQAKMREKHFPDFKQEVVQRLVLPFGAIEHGQVAAPTFTPQSRYQFGDISGSTRFVLETNALSFQTTEYETFDAFSHALLAGLGTVHDALHLDFIERIGLRYLDAVLPSGEKESLRDFLVPEVLGLSLRDHAQHQHSVSETLVTSPAGQLVSRVIIRHGQVGLPVELTSLAPNIDPRFTQHVGLHAVIDTDASVTQREVFDLEKIETRLTALHNEIDKCFKAIVTDHALATWA, encoded by the coding sequence ATGGGTAAGAGGCTGAGCAACGCACCGGTCTACTACACCGTCGCCCAAATCCAGTTCAACCCTGTTCTGAATCTGGACGCATACATTTCGGCCATCCAGGCCAAAATGCGGGAAAAGCATTTTCCGGACTTCAAACAGGAGGTGGTCCAGCGACTTGTGCTTCCTTTCGGAGCTATTGAGCATGGCCAGGTTGCGGCGCCGACTTTCACACCTCAGTCGAGGTACCAGTTTGGCGATATTTCGGGCAGCACAAGGTTCGTTCTGGAGACGAACGCACTGTCGTTTCAGACCACAGAGTACGAAACGTTCGATGCCTTTTCTCATGCATTGTTGGCAGGTCTTGGCACTGTGCATGACGCCCTGCATCTCGATTTTATCGAGAGAATCGGCCTCCGGTATCTGGATGCTGTGTTGCCGTCAGGAGAAAAGGAGTCGCTGCGAGACTTTCTTGTACCTGAGGTCCTCGGACTCTCGTTGCGCGACCACGCGCAGCACCAACATTCGGTCAGTGAAACGCTCGTGACCAGTCCAGCAGGGCAGCTTGTCTCGCGCGTGATTATTCGTCATGGGCAAGTTGGTCTGCCGGTTGAACTAACCTCGCTGGCACCAAATATAGACCCTCGATTTACACAGCACGTAGGCTTGCACGCCGTAATCGATACGGATGCCTCCGTCACTCAGCGGGAGGTGTTCGATTTGGAAAAAATCGAAACCCGGTTGACAGCCCTTCACAACGAAATCGACAAGTGCTTCAAGGCTATCGTAACAGACCACGCCTTGGCCACTTGGGCCTGA
- a CDS encoding HlyC/CorC family transporter, giving the protein MEQLPLWAQIGAVAVLLVCSSFFSISETAMMALNRHRLKHLANQNALGARTTQGLLTHTDQLLSVVLIGNNLFNTIIPVLTTSIALHTFGRNNLVLSIATGIVAFLIIVFAEITPKIVGATFPEKIALPASLLIAPLMRVAKPLVWVVNLFANGILRVLHINTKGGRDQRLSTEELRTIVLESGSFMPTKHRSILLNLFDLENISVDDVMIPRRRIEALDFDAPFEQILHQLETCYHNKLIVYQGDIDRVLGVLHVRKTLAALHNQELERETLRELLAEPYFVPTGTPVFQQLQYFQESRHRTALVVNEYGELQGLVTPEDIIEELIGEFTTSIPRGANSRGGWNENGECIVAGSMPLRELNRWLHLTLPTDGPKTLNGLILEILEDIPDGDVCVQIGEVKLEVMRSDDQAIRTVKLFKPPARTKALKALRG; this is encoded by the coding sequence GTGGAACAACTTCCCTTATGGGCGCAGATCGGCGCCGTCGCCGTGCTGCTCGTCTGCTCCAGCTTCTTTTCCATTTCTGAGACGGCGATGATGGCGCTCAACCGCCATCGGCTGAAACATCTTGCCAATCAGAACGCGCTCGGCGCGAGGACTACACAGGGATTACTGACGCACACCGACCAGCTGTTGAGCGTCGTGCTGATCGGCAACAATCTGTTCAACACGATCATCCCGGTGCTGACTACGTCGATCGCGCTACATACGTTCGGCCGCAACAACCTGGTGCTCTCGATCGCGACCGGGATTGTCGCGTTCCTGATTATCGTGTTCGCCGAAATTACGCCGAAGATCGTCGGCGCCACGTTCCCCGAAAAGATCGCGCTGCCGGCCAGTCTGCTGATCGCACCGCTAATGCGTGTCGCGAAGCCGCTCGTCTGGGTGGTCAACCTGTTTGCGAACGGCATTTTGCGCGTGCTGCATATCAATACGAAAGGCGGCCGCGACCAGCGCCTTTCTACGGAAGAGCTGCGCACCATCGTGCTCGAATCCGGCAGCTTCATGCCGACCAAACACCGCAGCATCCTGCTGAATCTGTTCGACCTCGAAAACATTTCTGTCGACGACGTAATGATCCCGCGCCGCCGCATCGAAGCGCTCGACTTCGACGCGCCGTTCGAGCAGATCCTGCATCAACTCGAAACGTGTTACCACAACAAGCTGATCGTCTATCAGGGCGACATAGACCGGGTTCTCGGCGTGCTGCACGTTCGCAAGACCCTGGCTGCGCTGCACAATCAGGAACTGGAGCGCGAAACGTTGCGCGAACTGCTCGCCGAACCCTATTTCGTACCAACCGGCACGCCGGTATTCCAGCAGTTGCAGTACTTCCAGGAAAGCCGTCACCGCACTGCGCTCGTCGTCAACGAATATGGCGAGCTGCAAGGACTGGTCACGCCGGAAGACATCATCGAGGAGTTGATCGGCGAGTTCACGACTTCCATTCCGCGCGGTGCGAATTCGCGCGGCGGGTGGAACGAGAACGGCGAATGCATTGTTGCCGGCAGTATGCCGCTGCGCGAACTGAACCGCTGGTTGCATCTCACTCTGCCCACCGATGGCCCAAAAACGCTCAACGGCCTGATCCTCGAAATTCTCGAGGACATTCCCGACGGGGACGTGTGTGTACAGATCGGCGAGGTAAAACTCGAAGTGATGCGCAGCGACGACCAGGCGATCCGCACGGTCAAGCTGTTCAAACCGCCCGCACGCACAAAAGCCCTCAAAGCATTGCGCGGCTAA